In Sphingobium sp. Cam5-1, the following proteins share a genomic window:
- a CDS encoding CheR family methyltransferase has protein sequence MSEEIFAPHEELELDLLLEALWRHYHYDFRGYSRGSLHRRLARAQQRHECESLSQLQHLLLRDPAVFADLMGFLTIQVSEMFRDPAYFRALREMVVPHLRTYPSLKIWIAGCANGEEFYSLAILFREEGLEDRTIFYCTDISPAALKKAEAGIYDLDRIAQFTENHRLAGGKQSLSDYYTAAYGAAVFDKTLRRRAVFAEHNLASDEVFAEVQLVSSRNVLIYFDRDLQDRALGLFGGSLVRGGFLGLGSKETLRFSRYSDAFADFHEAEKIYRRNVKDMEDLRHAA, from the coding sequence ATGAGCGAGGAGATATTTGCGCCCCACGAGGAATTAGAACTCGATTTGCTGCTGGAGGCGCTGTGGCGGCATTATCATTATGATTTTCGCGGCTATTCGCGTGGTTCGCTGCACAGGCGACTAGCCCGGGCGCAGCAGCGGCATGAATGCGAAAGCCTCTCGCAGCTCCAGCATCTACTACTGCGCGACCCGGCGGTGTTCGCCGATCTTATGGGTTTCCTCACCATCCAGGTCAGCGAGATGTTCCGCGACCCTGCCTATTTCCGGGCGTTGCGCGAAATGGTGGTGCCGCATTTGCGCACCTATCCTTCGCTCAAGATCTGGATCGCGGGCTGCGCCAATGGCGAGGAATTTTATTCGCTGGCGATCCTGTTTCGGGAAGAGGGGCTGGAGGATCGCACGATCTTCTATTGCACGGACATCAGTCCCGCCGCGCTCAAGAAGGCGGAGGCCGGGATATATGATCTCGACCGCATCGCGCAGTTTACCGAAAATCACCGGCTGGCGGGCGGCAAGCAATCGCTGTCCGATTATTATACCGCAGCCTATGGCGCGGCGGTGTTCGACAAGACGCTGCGCCGCCGCGCGGTGTTCGCCGAGCATAATCTCGCCAGCGATGAGGTGTTTGCCGAAGTGCAGCTGGTATCGAGCCGCAATGTGCTGATCTATTTCGATCGGGATTTGCAGGATCGTGCGCTGGGCCTGTTCGGCGGATCGCTTGTGCGCGGCGGGTTCCTGGGGCTGGGGTCGAAGGAAACGCTTCGCTTTTCTCGCTATTCCGACGCTTTCGCCGACTTCCATGAGGCTGAAAAAATCTACCGCCGCAACGTCAAGGATATGGAGGATCTGCGCCATGCCGCCTGA
- a CDS encoding response regulator, producing MPPEKPKILAVDDVEENLTALDALFAGEGVELLKARSGVQALELLLVHDVALALLDVQMPGMDGFELAELMRGTERTRRVPIIFLTAVATDERRRFRGYEAGAVDYLLKPVDAHILRNKTAVFVELFGQRQELARQRDEIAAALARLHAHSDNSPLAIIEFDAGRHIVAWSNGAERLFGWRAPEVAGFKANELKWIDPEDEATFDSLMSDLIAGRSVRAVQHLRMRTAEGPTLECECYCSALLNGQGRLVSVNVQVLDVTERKRAEDTQRLLIGELNHRVKNTLASVQAIAVQTLRHSSGPSDFAPTFTGRIHALARAHSLLSSTTWQGASLRELVNGQIDIGAIDLGQLTIEGPELELAPELALHVALILHELVTNAHKYGALCIPAGTVSLSWKMERDRLLIRWVESGGPPVTPPSRRGFGTALIERSLKAEGGQASVEYQESGVCWTMTLPCGPRISRINTASAAMNLSEEALAVQGGAIAGRSFLIIEDEPLVAMEIASILEDGTAAVTIAGCAQEALTLMQYADFDAALLDGNLQGMPVDDVAAALLERKIPFAFVTGYGRESLPEQFQDRLLISKPFDPKALLHCSGKLCEENSGAVSGGLDSQFGDFEQETAPPAHP from the coding sequence ATGCCGCCTGAAAAGCCCAAGATCCTGGCTGTCGACGATGTTGAGGAAAATCTGACGGCGTTGGATGCCCTGTTCGCCGGAGAAGGCGTCGAACTGCTCAAGGCGAGATCTGGCGTTCAGGCACTCGAACTGCTGCTGGTGCATGATGTGGCGCTCGCGCTGCTGGACGTGCAGATGCCGGGCATGGACGGCTTTGAACTGGCCGAACTGATGCGCGGCACCGAAAGGACACGCAGGGTCCCGATCATCTTCCTGACGGCGGTCGCGACCGATGAACGGCGGCGCTTTCGCGGGTATGAGGCTGGCGCAGTCGATTATCTGCTGAAGCCGGTCGATGCGCATATCCTGCGCAACAAGACGGCGGTTTTCGTCGAGCTATTCGGGCAGCGGCAGGAACTAGCCCGGCAGCGCGACGAGATTGCCGCCGCCCTTGCCCGGCTGCATGCCCATAGTGACAATTCCCCGCTGGCGATCATCGAATTCGATGCCGGGCGGCACATTGTGGCCTGGTCCAATGGGGCAGAGCGGCTGTTTGGATGGCGGGCGCCGGAAGTTGCTGGCTTCAAAGCGAACGAGCTGAAATGGATCGACCCGGAAGACGAGGCCACGTTCGACAGCCTGATGAGTGACCTTATCGCCGGGCGATCCGTTCGCGCGGTCCAGCATTTGCGCATGCGGACGGCAGAGGGGCCGACGCTGGAATGCGAATGCTATTGTTCTGCGCTGCTGAATGGTCAGGGGCGGCTCGTGTCGGTCAACGTCCAGGTGCTGGATGTGACGGAAAGGAAGCGAGCGGAGGATACGCAGCGCCTGCTGATCGGGGAACTCAATCATCGGGTCAAAAACACCCTCGCCTCGGTTCAGGCGATCGCGGTGCAGACATTGCGGCATTCGTCGGGTCCGTCGGACTTTGCGCCAACCTTCACAGGCCGCATCCACGCCCTCGCCCGCGCACACTCATTGCTGAGCAGCACGACATGGCAGGGCGCCTCGCTGCGGGAGTTGGTCAATGGGCAGATCGACATTGGCGCCATCGATCTTGGGCAGCTGACCATCGAGGGGCCGGAACTGGAGCTGGCGCCCGAACTGGCCTTGCACGTCGCACTCATCCTGCATGAATTGGTGACCAATGCGCATAAATATGGCGCGCTTTGCATTCCGGCGGGCACGGTTTCGCTGTCGTGGAAGATGGAGCGGGACCGGCTGCTAATCCGCTGGGTGGAAAGCGGCGGGCCGCCCGTCACTCCACCGTCACGCAGAGGTTTTGGCACGGCTCTGATCGAACGCAGCCTGAAGGCGGAAGGCGGTCAGGCCAGCGTGGAATATCAGGAAAGCGGAGTTTGCTGGACCATGACGCTGCCGTGTGGGCCACGGATCAGCCGGATCAACACCGCCAGTGCCGCCATGAATCTGAGCGAAGAGGCGTTGGCGGTGCAAGGCGGCGCGATAGCGGGGCGCAGTTTCCTCATCATCGAGGATGAGCCGCTTGTGGCGATGGAGATTGCCAGCATTTTGGAAGATGGCACGGCCGCCGTGACCATAGCGGGATGTGCGCAAGAGGCTCTGACATTGATGCAGTATGCGGATTTCGACGCCGCGCTGCTGGATGGCAATTTGCAAGGCATGCCGGTTGATGATGTGGCGGCTGCGCTGTTGGAAAGGAAGATACCTTTTGCCTTCGTCACAGGATATGGGCGCGAAAGCCTGCCTGAACAGTTTCAGGATCGGTTGCTGATCAGCAAACCTTTTGATCCCAAGGCATTACTGCACTGTAGTGGCAAGCTGTGTGAGGAAAATAGCGGGGCTGTTTCAGGTGGGCTCGACAGTCAGTTCGGCGATTTCGAACAGGAAACTGCACCACCCGCGCATCCTTGA
- a CDS encoding transglutaminase-like domain-containing protein → MNESIAYIGLLADEEIELDSAALMLSALDHEGIDVEPYLALLREIGDAIEAERADINDDLQSGEAQGALLAHIFSGQFGFEGDSLTYDAPLNGDMIRVLDRRRGLPVSLSILYVAAARRAGWQAHALNTPGHVLVSIGPDEAPAIIDPFRSGALVQAGQVAGLLTVAASTGRQGVSTLEPMSNRMTLMRLLLNQATRAEQASDTWRACSMYERMTVVAPEHDAGWWALARLQLEHGEVEAARGSLCAMLEISRDPERRRYVAAALSRLSGQSQA, encoded by the coding sequence ATGAACGAGAGCATCGCTTATATCGGCCTGCTGGCTGACGAAGAGATCGAGCTGGACAGCGCCGCCTTGATGCTGAGCGCTCTGGACCATGAAGGGATCGACGTCGAACCCTATCTGGCCCTGCTGCGCGAAATCGGCGACGCGATCGAGGCGGAACGAGCGGACATCAATGATGATCTGCAATCGGGAGAAGCGCAGGGCGCCCTTCTCGCGCATATATTCAGCGGCCAGTTCGGCTTTGAAGGCGATAGCCTGACCTACGACGCCCCCTTGAACGGCGACATGATCCGGGTGCTGGATCGTCGGAGGGGACTGCCGGTCAGCCTTTCCATCCTCTATGTCGCCGCCGCCCGCCGCGCCGGATGGCAGGCGCATGCGCTGAACACGCCCGGCCATGTCCTGGTCAGCATCGGACCTGATGAGGCTCCGGCGATCATCGATCCTTTCCGCAGCGGCGCGCTGGTGCAGGCCGGGCAAGTGGCCGGGCTTCTCACGGTCGCCGCATCGACGGGCAGACAAGGCGTTTCGACCCTTGAGCCAATGTCGAACCGCATGACCCTTATGCGCCTGCTCCTCAATCAGGCCACTCGGGCGGAACAGGCGAGCGACACATGGCGGGCCTGCTCGATGTATGAGCGTATGACGGTGGTTGCACCCGAACATGATGCAGGCTGGTGGGCGCTTGCCCGATTGCAGTTGGAACATGGCGAGGTGGAAGCCGCCCGGGGCAGCCTGTGCGCCATGCTGGAGATCAGCCGCGATCCTGAGCGCCGCCGCTATGTTGCCGCAGCGCTCAGCCGGTTATCCGGCCAATCTCAGGCGTGA
- a CDS encoding MarR family winged helix-turn-helix transcriptional regulator — translation MNANSSPANAPVSQITPASPLFLREDEIRRGIEMLYFGYSALTRSIDDGLAAQGLGRAHHRALYFISRQPDLTVKELLRLLSITKQSLGRVLNDLIERGYIETRQGASDRRQKLLRLSASGKTLEADLFRALREKMAAAYAQAGQGSVTGFWRVLEGLIPDADRSMVSGLRSR, via the coding sequence ATGAATGCAAACAGTTCGCCCGCCAATGCACCGGTTTCGCAGATCACGCCTGCGTCGCCTCTCTTCCTGCGGGAGGATGAGATTCGGCGGGGGATCGAGATGCTGTATTTCGGCTATTCCGCGCTTACCCGATCGATCGACGACGGGCTTGCGGCACAGGGACTAGGGCGTGCGCATCACCGCGCGCTCTATTTTATTTCGCGTCAACCGGACCTGACGGTGAAGGAGTTGCTGCGCCTGCTGTCCATCACCAAGCAGTCGCTGGGCCGGGTGCTCAATGACCTGATAGAGCGTGGTTATATCGAGACGCGGCAGGGGGCGAGCGACCGGCGGCAGAAGCTGTTGCGGCTCAGCGCGTCGGGCAAGACTCTGGAGGCCGATCTGTTCCGCGCGCTGCGTGAAAAGATGGCGGCAGCTTATGCGCAGGCGGGGCAGGGGTCGGTGACGGGCTTCTGGCGCGTGTTGGAGGGGCTGATCCCCGACGCGGATCGATCGATGGTTTCCGGCCTGCGTAGCCGCTGA
- a CDS encoding Hsp70 family protein yields MTSLARSIGIDFGTTNSVVAVGGGNGDATMVDYPAPGNAGSIFRSALCFWEDHGVPGGVAREAGPWAIAEFLEFPQGSRFLQSFKSVAASRAFEHATIFDKRFRFEELGHVFLERLRAHASDALKDLPSRIIVGRPVRYAGQRPDSALARQRYELMFAALEREIHYVYEPLGAAFSFASSLAEPATLLVADFGGGTSDFSVVRIEAPGTARRCTPLGSAGIGLAGDRFDYRIMDKLVLPMLGKGGTYTSMGKALEIPPGHFADFGDWARLALMHNRRTLAELEKLKRAASDPAAIGRMIAVVENELGYPLYDAVGRLKRALSTEERAHFHFDSSGVRVEADVSRADFESWIAPDLARIGATVDVALDRAGIGAGAIDHVFLTGGSSLIPAVRRLFEQRFAASRIASGNELTSIAHGLALIGQQASIAEWTASGEDETGQG; encoded by the coding sequence ATGACTTCGCTGGCTCGCTCGATCGGCATCGACTTCGGCACCACCAATTCGGTTGTCGCGGTGGGCGGCGGGAATGGCGACGCGACGATGGTGGATTATCCCGCGCCCGGCAACGCCGGGTCGATCTTTCGCTCCGCTCTTTGCTTCTGGGAGGATCATGGCGTTCCCGGCGGGGTGGCGCGGGAAGCGGGGCCTTGGGCCATTGCCGAGTTCCTTGAGTTCCCCCAAGGTAGCCGCTTCCTGCAATCTTTCAAATCCGTCGCAGCAAGTAGGGCATTCGAACATGCGACAATCTTCGACAAGCGGTTTCGCTTCGAGGAGTTGGGCCATGTTTTCCTGGAGCGGTTGCGGGCACATGCTTCCGACGCGCTAAAGGACCTCCCATCCCGCATCATCGTCGGACGCCCAGTCCGCTATGCGGGGCAGCGCCCGGACAGCGCGCTTGCCCGCCAGCGGTACGAACTCATGTTTGCGGCCCTCGAACGGGAAATCCATTATGTCTACGAGCCGCTGGGCGCTGCGTTCAGTTTTGCTTCCAGCCTGGCCGAACCTGCCACTCTGCTGGTCGCGGATTTCGGCGGCGGCACAAGCGACTTTTCTGTCGTGCGCATAGAGGCGCCGGGGACCGCGCGGCGCTGTACACCGCTCGGGTCCGCGGGCATCGGCCTGGCAGGCGATCGGTTCGACTATCGCATCATGGACAAGCTGGTCCTGCCGATGCTGGGCAAGGGCGGCACCTATACGTCCATGGGCAAGGCGCTGGAAATACCACCCGGCCATTTTGCCGATTTCGGCGACTGGGCTCGCCTTGCGCTGATGCATAACCGGCGCACGCTGGCCGAGTTGGAGAAGCTGAAGCGGGCAGCGAGCGATCCCGCCGCGATCGGCCGTATGATCGCCGTGGTGGAAAATGAGCTTGGCTATCCGCTCTATGACGCGGTTGGGCGGTTGAAGCGGGCGCTCTCCACCGAGGAGCGCGCGCACTTCCATTTCGACAGTTCGGGCGTGCGCGTGGAGGCAGACGTCAGCCGTGCCGATTTTGAAAGCTGGATTGCACCCGACCTCGCCCGCATCGGCGCGACGGTGGACGTAGCGCTCGACCGGGCCGGGATCGGCGCGGGCGCGATAGACCATGTCTTCCTGACCGGCGGCTCCTCATTGATCCCCGCCGTCCGCCGCTTGTTCGAGCAACGCTTCGCCGCCAGCCGCATCGCGAGCGGCAATGAGCTGACCTCCATCGCCCACGGCCTTGCGCTGATTGGTCAGCAGGCCAGCATCGCGGAATGGACGGCAAGCGGCGAAGATGAAACAGGGCAGGGTTGA
- a CDS encoding SulP family inorganic anion transporter — MNSIAFARYRAEWFDGAANARRDVLAGMVGTFALIPEVIAFSFVAGIDPEVGLFASFIIGIVIAFTGGRPAMISGAAGSVALVAAALVHAHGLQYLLAATILAALLQIVFGLMKLVILMRFVSRSVRTGFVNALAILIFSAQVPQMLHVSWHTYAMIAVGLAIIYLVPRITTAIPSPLICILVLTAISIAFPMPIHTVADLGRLPSSLPSLTWPDVPVDWETLRVLLPYAAAMAAVGLLESMMTASVVDDLTETTSNKARECTGLGLANVAAGMFGGIAGCGMIGQTVGNVRYGGRGRLSTLVAGVFLLLVMVPLRPWIAQVPVAALVAIMIMVSISTFSWASIRDLARHPKVSGTVMMATVVVTVVTHDLSAGVAVGVLLSGVFFAFKVTRIMEVTSDYDGATDTRTYTVAGQIFFASADIFADRFDLRDTTANVRIDLTSSHLWDITAVGALEEVVTKMRHHGIEVEVTGLNQASAILVDRLAPTVVDATS, encoded by the coding sequence ATGAACAGCATCGCTTTTGCGCGCTATCGCGCCGAATGGTTCGATGGCGCGGCCAACGCCCGCCGTGATGTCCTCGCCGGCATGGTCGGCACCTTCGCTTTGATCCCGGAGGTTATCGCCTTCTCCTTCGTGGCTGGTATCGATCCGGAAGTAGGGCTATTTGCTTCCTTCATAATCGGCATAGTCATTGCTTTTACGGGTGGACGCCCTGCGATGATCTCCGGCGCTGCGGGGTCCGTCGCGCTTGTCGCGGCGGCGCTAGTCCATGCCCATGGGTTGCAATATCTCCTCGCGGCGACGATCCTTGCAGCGCTGTTGCAAATTGTTTTCGGCCTGATGAAGCTGGTTATATTGATGCGCTTCGTGTCCCGTTCGGTTCGAACGGGTTTCGTCAACGCGCTCGCCATCCTCATCTTCTCAGCGCAAGTTCCGCAAATGCTGCATGTGAGCTGGCACACCTATGCGATGATCGCTGTCGGCCTCGCGATCATCTATCTGGTGCCCCGGATCACAACGGCCATTCCGTCGCCCTTGATCTGCATCCTCGTCCTGACGGCGATCAGCATCGCTTTTCCCATGCCGATCCACACGGTCGCCGATCTTGGTCGCCTGCCCTCATCGCTGCCCTCCCTGACATGGCCCGATGTTCCGGTCGATTGGGAAACCCTGCGCGTCCTCCTGCCTTACGCAGCCGCCATGGCAGCCGTCGGCCTTCTTGAGTCCATGATGACGGCCAGCGTCGTCGACGACCTGACTGAAACCACCAGCAACAAGGCGCGCGAGTGCACCGGCCTAGGCCTTGCTAATGTTGCGGCCGGGATGTTCGGAGGCATCGCCGGCTGCGGGATGATCGGGCAGACGGTGGGTAACGTACGTTATGGCGGGCGGGGGCGACTTTCCACCCTTGTAGCGGGTGTGTTCCTCCTCCTTGTCATGGTGCCGCTTCGTCCCTGGATTGCTCAGGTGCCTGTGGCGGCGCTCGTCGCGATCATGATCATGGTGTCAATCAGCACCTTCTCCTGGGCTTCGATCCGCGACCTCGCCCGCCATCCCAAGGTATCTGGCACAGTGATGATGGCGACCGTCGTCGTTACCGTCGTTACCCATGACCTGTCGGCGGGTGTCGCCGTGGGAGTCCTGTTGAGCGGCGTGTTCTTCGCCTTCAAGGTCACGCGGATTATGGAGGTCACGTCCGACTATGATGGCGCGACCGACACCCGCACCTACACCGTCGCGGGCCAGATCTTCTTTGCAAGCGCGGACATTTTCGCCGACCGTTTCGATCTCCGAGATACGACCGCCAACGTCCGCATCGACCTCACTTCCAGCCATTTGTGGGACATTACGGCAGTGGGTGCATTGGAGGAGGTAGTTACCAAAATGCGGCATCATGGTATCGAAGTCGAGGTCACCGGACTGAACCAGGCAAGCGCTATCCTTGTTGATCGTTTGGCGCCAACGGTGGTTGACGCAACTTCCTGA